A region from the Methylocystis iwaonis genome encodes:
- a CDS encoding alpha-2-macroglobulin yields the protein MKKTLALCFLAAVSFAAPLRAEAPPVFDRAQRADGARITPDRFLRAYDPLTIFFPGDVGPKAGGPEDLPAKYASITPQPAGEWRWIGARALQFRPAEPWKPLSHITVKSGGAEQKLVALLPTPVSNNPSASDDPTPELTQVALTFAQPVDVAALARLMTVELRPAPGVSAQGGQILSPSAYDIRPLERAGAAAEQTYVLRLRDSINDGRVAILRLKLSDEPGLDDEIYELRIRTALPFAVTETTCGRGWSDERLGGVLRCAANGDAPAPESGDEEGGDAASTYNPTARRRLTLSLNAEPETLDILRARDALRITPPVDDLAVESDSSHLKITGKFLSDKAYELSIAPGAIKDKRGRPLAAQFTQRFAFTRDNPALQWDAGYGVVERFGAQLLPLRGRGYDRADIRIHAIDPLARDFWPFPEHGAETIDAETPPLPGNEPSRWSESGNIEAEAIKERIKMFGSPAVSRLVDLPIKRNGVDAKFGVDLKDDFARVAGREQPGTYLVGLRAVDSDKRKWLRVQVTDLSLSAIEEPTRVRFAVTSLATAQPISGAQIRVEGVKDDKFTTLANGVTDANGFFSWSPIKRGDGELRRVVVSKGLDTLVIDPDSAPSEYSRELWSKPEAQWLSWVSETDSQRAEKPRTLCHVFSERPIYRPEEPAHIKGFVRSYVGGALRLTKTGGTLVVTAPNNQEWRVPVKLDASGSFYHKFDAQTQATGDYSVKFEPDAPKAKKPEKSEEADSAEGETAEVAQDTSCGQFTFKKEAYRLPTFEVVLNAPQTVALDGTFDVDLLARYFAGGLAADRPIKWRAAQFPHVFTPPNREGFLFSTDARFSSDGKFKSTAVLERDARTDAGGAARMTFDTTIEPTAQPRRYSIEATVTGDDGIEVRNVQNVIALPPFVLGVKTPRYVEKPGAVTPELIAVDGKGETIAGVEMTLRLIKRNWISTLQASDFAQGAAKYVTQVQDETVFERKVTSAKEAQKIELTTKDAGVYVVQLEAYDKLKRRQQVSVDFFVGGDTPVTFARPPAASATITTDKEKYAPGETATLVIQSPFQNARALAIVEQPNGVYDYSYVDIANGFGRFTLPVKKEQTPKLAVHFLIMRGRLKDSAPLPSSNFDQGKPVTIAATKWVEVTPVKNIVNVKLEAPAKARPGQEVEVTLKLADDTGKPIAGEATFWMVDQAVLSLAKERPLDPLPDFIVARETKMAARDTRNMAFGVIPLEEIAGGDAELQEWGAENNISVRKNFTPVPIYLPSVKVGDDGVVKIKVALPDTLTVFKLRAKAVSGPDRFGAAGGEMFIQQELVAQPALPRFIRPGDSFDIGLVARVVEGPGGAGKAAIFAPTLKLAGETSRKIEWAQNKPVRVDLRAEAPASLEDSVKLNFRIDRDVDRAKDAVEIDLPVKPDREPTRRYEVVEIAQGETKTLAVTGEASRPKTFSRNIVVAADPAIVKLVAGLDMLVDYPYGCTEQRLALARASLSLKGFSPILSAAGLQDRVSASVRNAAMQIEQSVDSDGLVAFWPRARGNVLLTAWAYAFLAHADRAGEPVDKTLMDRLANILKLSLRSDYARLLGGEEMRERAAALAALAEGGKLDESYVAEFARRADFLPNESVAEMAAAAARLANVDQRILASLMETMWGRVKFANRGGAQVYAGMAGESASDVILPSETRSLAEMLRAAALAAPSDPRAPVLRDALLRLGEGDGWGSTNANASAIEALAEGWRRPVTPITVAFAQGGAPETVTIDANNPVARHASDKDAPLTIANTSNAPLIALVETRYMPAETGAKAQAASEGFVITRQSWRVKNGLAPEKLEAANGALRVNQGDVIEETAEVVNPEDRTYVAISLPLAAGYEPLNPNIATAPAEAQPSSAPTLAPTWVSYGDDRVLYAYDSLPKGNYRFAFRLKAQTAGAYTQPPALVETMYKKGLRGQSAGARVEIAKQP from the coding sequence ATGAAAAAGACTCTTGCTCTGTGCTTTTTGGCGGCGGTCTCTTTCGCTGCGCCGCTGCGCGCCGAAGCGCCGCCGGTTTTCGACCGCGCGCAACGCGCCGACGGCGCCCGCATTACGCCCGACCGTTTCCTGCGCGCCTATGATCCGCTGACGATCTTTTTCCCCGGCGACGTCGGCCCCAAAGCCGGCGGCCCCGAGGACTTGCCCGCGAAATACGCTTCCATCACGCCACAACCCGCCGGCGAATGGCGCTGGATTGGCGCGCGCGCCCTGCAGTTCCGCCCGGCCGAGCCCTGGAAGCCGCTCTCGCATATCACAGTGAAAAGCGGCGGCGCCGAGCAGAAGCTCGTCGCATTGCTGCCGACGCCTGTTTCCAACAATCCTTCAGCGAGCGACGATCCGACGCCCGAATTGACGCAGGTCGCCCTCACTTTTGCGCAACCCGTCGATGTCGCCGCGCTCGCGCGGCTCATGACGGTCGAGCTGCGTCCCGCGCCCGGCGTCTCGGCGCAGGGCGGACAGATTCTAAGCCCCTCCGCCTATGATATTCGCCCCCTGGAGCGTGCAGGCGCCGCCGCCGAACAGACCTATGTGCTGCGGCTGCGCGACAGCATCAATGATGGCCGCGTTGCGATTTTGCGACTGAAGCTCTCTGACGAGCCTGGTCTCGACGACGAAATTTACGAGCTGCGCATTCGCACCGCCCTTCCCTTCGCCGTGACGGAAACGACATGCGGGCGCGGCTGGAGCGACGAGAGGCTCGGCGGCGTGCTGCGCTGCGCGGCGAATGGCGATGCGCCGGCGCCCGAAAGCGGCGACGAGGAAGGCGGCGACGCCGCTTCGACCTATAATCCCACAGCCAGACGCCGCCTCACCTTGAGCCTCAACGCCGAGCCCGAGACGCTTGATATTTTGCGCGCGCGCGACGCCTTGCGCATCACGCCGCCGGTCGACGATCTTGCCGTTGAATCCGACTCGAGCCATCTCAAGATCACCGGCAAATTCCTCTCCGACAAAGCCTATGAGCTGTCGATCGCGCCCGGCGCCATCAAGGACAAGCGCGGCCGTCCGCTCGCCGCGCAATTCACGCAGCGCTTCGCCTTCACGCGCGACAATCCGGCTTTGCAATGGGACGCGGGCTATGGCGTCGTCGAGCGTTTCGGCGCGCAGCTCCTGCCGTTGCGCGGTCGCGGCTATGACCGCGCCGACATCCGCATCCACGCTATCGATCCGCTCGCGCGCGACTTCTGGCCCTTCCCGGAGCATGGCGCCGAAACCATCGACGCCGAAACGCCGCCGCTTCCCGGCAATGAGCCTTCGCGCTGGAGCGAGAGCGGCAATATCGAAGCCGAGGCCATCAAGGAGCGGATTAAAATGTTCGGCTCGCCGGCGGTCTCTCGGCTTGTCGATCTGCCGATCAAGCGCAATGGCGTGGACGCCAAATTCGGCGTTGATCTGAAAGACGACTTCGCGCGCGTTGCGGGCCGCGAGCAGCCGGGAACCTATCTCGTCGGGCTTCGCGCCGTCGACAGCGACAAGCGCAAATGGCTGCGCGTGCAGGTGACGGATCTTTCGCTTTCCGCCATTGAGGAGCCCACGCGCGTGCGTTTCGCCGTGACGTCGCTCGCCACGGCGCAGCCGATCAGCGGCGCGCAAATCCGCGTCGAAGGCGTGAAGGACGACAAATTCACTACGCTCGCGAACGGCGTGACCGACGCGAACGGCTTTTTCTCATGGAGTCCGATCAAGCGCGGCGACGGCGAATTGCGCCGCGTGGTCGTGAGCAAGGGGCTCGACACGCTGGTGATCGATCCAGATAGCGCGCCATCGGAATATTCCAGGGAACTATGGTCGAAGCCCGAGGCGCAATGGCTCTCCTGGGTTTCCGAAACAGATTCGCAGCGCGCCGAGAAACCGCGCACGCTCTGCCATGTGTTTTCGGAGCGGCCGATCTATCGGCCGGAGGAGCCCGCCCATATCAAGGGCTTTGTGCGCAGCTATGTCGGTGGCGCGTTGAGGCTCACGAAAACCGGCGGCACGCTCGTCGTCACGGCGCCGAACAATCAGGAATGGCGCGTGCCGGTGAAGCTCGACGCCAGCGGCAGCTTCTATCACAAATTCGACGCGCAGACGCAGGCGACCGGAGATTATTCGGTGAAGTTCGAGCCCGATGCGCCGAAAGCAAAAAAGCCTGAGAAGAGCGAAGAGGCAGACTCCGCCGAGGGCGAAACGGCGGAAGTCGCGCAGGATACGTCCTGCGGACAATTCACCTTCAAAAAGGAGGCTTACCGCCTGCCGACCTTCGAGGTCGTGCTCAACGCGCCGCAGACAGTCGCGCTCGACGGGACCTTCGACGTGGATCTTCTCGCACGCTATTTCGCCGGCGGCCTCGCGGCGGATCGGCCCATCAAATGGCGCGCCGCGCAATTCCCGCATGTGTTCACGCCGCCGAACCGCGAGGGCTTTCTCTTTTCCACTGACGCACGCTTTTCGAGCGACGGCAAATTCAAATCGACGGCCGTGCTGGAACGCGACGCGCGCACCGACGCCGGCGGCGCCGCGCGCATGACCTTCGACACGACGATCGAGCCAACCGCGCAGCCGCGCCGCTACTCGATCGAAGCAACGGTGACGGGCGATGATGGAATCGAAGTGCGCAACGTCCAGAACGTCATCGCACTGCCGCCCTTCGTGCTCGGCGTGAAGACGCCGCGTTACGTCGAAAAGCCCGGCGCCGTGACGCCGGAGCTCATCGCGGTCGACGGCAAGGGAGAGACGATCGCGGGCGTCGAGATGACGCTGCGGCTCATCAAGCGCAATTGGATTTCGACGCTGCAGGCGAGCGACTTCGCGCAAGGCGCCGCAAAATATGTCACGCAGGTGCAGGACGAGACCGTCTTCGAGCGCAAGGTGACGAGCGCCAAGGAGGCCCAGAAGATCGAGCTGACGACGAAGGACGCGGGCGTCTATGTCGTGCAGTTAGAAGCCTATGACAAATTGAAGCGCCGCCAGCAGGTGAGCGTCGATTTCTTCGTCGGCGGCGACACGCCCGTCACCTTCGCGCGCCCGCCGGCCGCCTCGGCCACGATCACCACCGACAAGGAGAAATATGCGCCCGGCGAGACGGCCACGCTGGTCATCCAGTCGCCGTTTCAGAACGCGCGCGCGCTCGCCATCGTCGAGCAGCCGAACGGCGTCTATGACTACAGCTACGTCGACATCGCCAATGGCTTCGGCCGCTTTACTTTGCCGGTGAAGAAGGAGCAGACGCCCAAGCTCGCCGTGCATTTCCTGATCATGCGCGGGCGCCTCAAGGACAGCGCGCCGCTGCCCTCTAGCAATTTCGATCAGGGCAAGCCCGTCACCATCGCCGCGACCAAATGGGTCGAGGTGACGCCGGTGAAAAACATCGTGAACGTCAAGCTGGAAGCCCCCGCAAAGGCGCGCCCCGGCCAGGAGGTCGAGGTGACATTGAAGCTCGCCGACGACACAGGCAAGCCGATCGCGGGCGAAGCGACCTTCTGGATGGTCGATCAGGCGGTGCTCTCGCTCGCCAAGGAGCGCCCGCTCGATCCGCTGCCGGATTTCATCGTGGCGCGCGAGACGAAAATGGCGGCGCGTGACACGCGCAACATGGCCTTCGGCGTCATTCCGCTCGAAGAGATTGCGGGCGGCGACGCCGAGCTTCAGGAATGGGGCGCGGAGAACAACATCTCCGTGCGCAAGAATTTCACGCCCGTGCCGATCTATCTGCCCAGCGTGAAAGTTGGCGACGACGGCGTCGTAAAAATCAAGGTTGCGCTGCCCGATACGCTCACCGTGTTCAAGCTGCGGGCCAAGGCGGTGAGCGGGCCGGATCGTTTCGGCGCCGCGGGCGGCGAGATGTTCATCCAGCAGGAGCTCGTCGCGCAGCCGGCTTTGCCGCGCTTCATCCGCCCCGGCGATTCTTTCGACATCGGCCTCGTGGCGCGCGTCGTGGAGGGCCCCGGCGGCGCCGGCAAGGCGGCGATCTTTGCGCCGACGCTGAAACTCGCAGGTGAGACGAGCCGCAAGATCGAGTGGGCGCAGAACAAGCCGGTGCGCGTCGATCTGCGCGCGGAGGCGCCGGCTTCGCTCGAAGACAGCGTGAAGCTCAACTTCCGTATCGACCGCGACGTCGACCGTGCGAAAGACGCTGTCGAGATCGACCTTCCCGTGAAGCCCGATCGCGAGCCCACGCGCCGCTATGAGGTTGTCGAAATCGCACAGGGCGAAACCAAGACGCTTGCCGTAACGGGCGAAGCAAGCCGCCCCAAGACCTTCTCGCGCAACATCGTCGTCGCAGCCGATCCGGCGATCGTCAAGCTGGTCGCCGGCCTCGACATGCTCGTCGATTATCCCTACGGCTGCACCGAGCAGCGGCTTGCGCTGGCGCGCGCCAGCCTGTCGCTCAAGGGCTTCTCGCCAATCCTCTCGGCGGCGGGCCTGCAGGATCGCGTCTCCGCGAGCGTGCGAAACGCGGCGATGCAGATCGAGCAATCGGTCGACAGCGACGGGCTCGTGGCCTTCTGGCCGCGCGCGCGCGGCAATGTGCTGCTCACCGCCTGGGCCTACGCCTTCCTCGCGCACGCCGATCGCGCGGGCGAGCCGGTCGACAAGACTCTGATGGATCGGCTGGCCAACATTCTGAAACTCTCGCTGCGTTCCGACTATGCGCGCCTGCTCGGCGGCGAAGAAATGCGCGAGCGCGCGGCGGCGCTCGCAGCGCTTGCGGAAGGCGGCAAGCTCGACGAATCTTACGTCGCGGAATTCGCGCGCCGCGCCGATTTCCTGCCGAATGAAAGCGTCGCCGAAATGGCGGCGGCGGCTGCGCGCCTTGCCAATGTCGATCAGCGCATTCTCGCTTCTCTCATGGAGACCATGTGGGGCCGCGTGAAATTCGCGAACCGCGGCGGCGCGCAAGTCTATGCGGGCATGGCGGGCGAAAGCGCTTCCGACGTCATCCTGCCCTCCGAGACGCGCAGCCTCGCGGAGATGCTGCGCGCGGCGGCGCTCGCCGCGCCCTCCGATCCGCGCGCGCCGGTGCTACGCGACGCGCTGCTGCGGCTGGGCGAAGGCGACGGCTGGGGCAGCACAAACGCCAACGCCAGCGCCATCGAAGCGCTCGCCGAAGGTTGGCGCCGCCCCGTGACGCCGATCACCGTCGCCTTCGCGCAAGGCGGCGCGCCCGAGACTGTCACGATTGACGCCAACAATCCCGTGGCGCGCCATGCGAGCGACAAGGACGCGCCGCTGACCATCGCCAACACATCGAACGCGCCACTGATCGCGCTCGTAGAGACGCGCTACATGCCCGCCGAGACCGGCGCCAAAGCGCAGGCTGCAAGCGAAGGCTTCGTCATTACGCGGCAGAGTTGGCGCGTGAAAAACGGGCTGGCCCCGGAGAAGTTAGAGGCGGCCAATGGCGCCTTGCGCGTGAACCAGGGCGACGTCATCGAGGAGACGGCGGAAGTCGTGAACCCTGAAGATCGCACTTATGTCGC